In the Actinomycetota bacterium genome, AGATTCTGGGCCACCTGGGGGAGTCGGTCGCGAAGTGGCAGCTTCCGGACCGGGTGGAGTTCGTGGAGGAGATCCCGAAGACCAGCGTGGGCAAGTTCGACAAGAAGGCTCTGCGCGAGAAGCTGACGGGGTCCTAGTCGCGGGCGGGAATTGCCTCGTCCCAGGGGTCGGGCCGGCCGATCGGGACGCTGTAGATTCCGCCACTCCTGTGAAGCAGGCCCTCGTCGATCAGGTACCGGCGCAGGGCGGCGTGGTCCGGGTGGAATTGATTCAGGATCCTGTTGACCTCGGCCTCCGAGTAGGCCCTGCCGGTGCGGAAGCCCTTCGCGAGACGGCGCAGGACGAGCCTGCGTTTGGTCAGGTTCGCCGGAATCTCCCGCAGCCGGTCCCCTTCAAAGAACCGCGCGAGGACGAGCCCGTCGTCGCCGCCGTCCTCCGTGCCCAGGATCGCGCCATCCTTGCGCAGGACCCGCGAGGCCTCGCGGAAGATCTCCTTCGTAAGGCGGCTTGTCCCCTGTTCCAGCGAGGTCAGCATCCCGACAAGCGTTTCGTGGTGGGGGGCCCTGCGCAGGACCTCGTCCAGCACGATGCGATGACGTATGGGCTCCGGAAGTGCCCACAGGGCCTCTAGCTCCTCCAGGCGTCGGCCGTGGTGGTGGGACCACGTCACTAGCCCGTGGGGGGCGGGTTGCCGGCGACCTGATGAAGTTCCCGGACCCGGGGGGTTCGCCCACGTCACCACCTGGGGCGCCGTCGATCGGGCCCCCTGTGGGACAGAGCGCCGGAGACCCTGCCGGCGCGGGTTCTCCTCGTCTGTGCCCAGTAGCGAGACGAGGTCGACTCCTCCGCGGCTCCACGTCGCGGCCACGAGCACGCAGTAGGGCGCGTCGGCCCCCAGCGCCAGCGCCGTCAGCTCCGCAGTCTCGTCATGGTCGGGGGCCAGCAGCCGGCCCTCGGCCCAGACGATGGTGTGGGCCGAGGATCCGCAGGAGACAGCAGCACTGACTTCGGGGCGAGTCTCCTTCAATGTGACGCGACCGGTGCCCAGTGCTTCACGGCGAGGTGACGTTCAGCTCCCTGCCGGCCAGCCCAGAGGAGAAGTTCGCATACGCAGAGTCACACGGGGACTGGCAGGGTCCCGAGGCGCTGAAGGGACGGTCGGCCGCGATTCCCCTCACGCCGTAGCCATACCGCTCGATGCCGTAGGTGAAGTCCCCGGAGGCCGCCACGGCGCCACTTGGATCGGCGTATGCGTTCGGCAGCCCCTCGTTGTCAACGTTTGAGTACTTGGGCCGGGAGATCTCCAGGCTGAAGGCATGGGCCTGCTGCT is a window encoding:
- a CDS encoding DUF2087 domain-containing protein; its protein translation is MKETRPEVSAAVSCGSSAHTIVWAEGRLLAPDHDETAELTALALGADAPYCVLVAATWSRGGVDLVSLLGTDEENPRRQGLRRSVPQGARSTAPQVVTWANPPGPGTSSGRRQPAPHGLVTWSHHHGRRLEELEALWALPEPIRHRIVLDEVLRRAPHHETLVGMLTSLEQGTSRLTKEIFREASRVLRKDGAILGTEDGGDDGLVLARFFEGDRLREIPANLTKRRLVLRRLAKGFRTGRAYSEAEVNRILNQFHPDHAALRRYLIDEGLLHRSGGIYSVPIGRPDPWDEAIPARD